The following coding sequences lie in one Raphanus sativus chloroplast, complete genome genomic window:
- the rpoB gene encoding RNA polymerase beta subunit has protein sequence MLGDGKEGTSTIPGFNQIQFEGFYRFIDQGLIEELSQFPKIEDIDHEIEFQLFVETYQLVEPLIKERDAVYELLTYSSELYVSAGLIWKTNRNMQEQRIFIGNIPLMNSLGTSIVNGIYRVVINQILQSPGIYYQSELDHNGISVYTGTIISDWGGRLELEIDKKARIWARVSRKQKISILVLSSAMGSNLREILENVCYPEIFLSFLTDKEKKKIGSKENAILEFYQQFSCVGGDPIFSESLCKELQKKFFHQRCELGRIGRRNINWRLNLNIPQNNIFLLPRDILAAADHLIGMKFGMGTLDDMNHLKNKRIRSVADLLQDQLGLALARLENVVKGTIGGAIRHKLIPTPQNLVTSTPLTTTYESFFGLHPLSQVLDRTNPLTQIVHGRKLSYLGPGGLTGRTANFRIRDIHPSHYGRICPIDTSEGINVGLIGSLSIHARIGDWGSLESPFYELVEKSKKARIRMLFLSPSQDEYYMIAAGNSLALNRGIQEEQAVPARYRQEFLTIAWEEVHLRSIFPFQYFSIGASLIPFIEHNDANRALMSSNMQRQAVPLSRSEKCIVGTGLERQVALDSGVPAIAEHEGKILYTDTEKIILSGNKNTLSIPLIMYQRSNKNTCMHQKPQVCRGKCIKKGQILADGAATVGGELALGKNILVAYMPWEGYNFEDAVLISECLVYGDIYTSFHIRKYEIQTHVTTQGPERITKEIPHLEGRLLRNLDKNGIVMLGSWVETGDILVGKLTPQVAKESSYAPEDRLLRAILGIQVSTSKETCLKLPIGGKGRVIDVRWVQKKGGSSYNPEIIRVYISQKREIKVGDKVAGRHGNKGIISKILPRQDMPYLQDGRPVDMVFNPLGVPSRMNVGQIFECSLGLAGSLLDRHYRIAPFDERYEQEASRKLVFSELYEASKQTANPWVFEPEYPGKSRIFDGRTGDPFEQPVIIGKPYILKLIHQVDDKIHGRSSGHYALVTQQPLRGRSKQGGQRVGEMEVWALEGFGVAHILQEMLTYKSDHIRARQEVLGTTIIGGTIPKPEDAPESFRLLVRELRSLALELNHFLVSEKNFQIHRKEV, from the coding sequence ATGCTCGGGGATGGAAAAGAGGGAACATCTACAATACCCGGATTTAATCAGATACAATTTGAAGGGTTTTATCGGTTTATTGATCAGGGTTTAATCGAAGAACTTTCGCAATTTCCAAAAATTGAAGATATAGATCACGAAATTGAATTTCAATTATTTGTGGAAACATATCAATTGGTAGAACCTCTGATAAAAGAACGAGATGCTGTCTATGAATTACTTACATATTCTTCTGAATTATATGTATCCGCGGGATTAATTTGGAAAACCAATAGGAATATGCAAGAACAAAGAATTTTTATTGGAAACATTCCTTTAATGAATTCCCTTGGAACTTCTATAGTAAACGGAATATACCGAGTTGTGATCAATCAAATATTACAAAGTCCTGGTATCTATTACCAGTCAGAATTGGATCATAACGGGATTTCGGTCTATACTGGCACCATAATATCAGATTGGGGGGGCAGGCTAGAATTAGAGATTGATAAAAAAGCAAGAATATGGGCTCGTGTGAGTAGGAAACAGAAAATATCTATTCTAGTTCTATCATCAGCTATGGGTTCGAATCTAAGAGAAATTCTAGAGAATGTTTGCTACCCTGAAATTTTCTTATCTTTCTTAACCGATAAGGAGAAAAAAAAAATTGGGTCAAAAGAAAATGCTATTTTGGAGTTTTATCAACAATTTTCTTGTGTAGGTGGGGATCCAATATTTTCTGAATCCTTATGTAAGGAATTACAAAAAAAATTCTTTCACCAAAGGTGTGAATTGGGGAGGATTGGTCGCCGAAATATTAACTGGAGACTGAATCTTAATATACCTCAGAACAATATATTTTTGTTACCACGAGATATATTAGCAGCTGCCGATCATTTGATTGGGATGAAATTTGGAATGGGTACACTTGATGATATGAATCATTTGAAAAATAAACGTATTCGCTCTGTAGCGGATCTTTTACAAGACCAGCTCGGGTTGGCTCTGGCTCGTTTAGAAAATGTAGTTAAGGGAACTATAGGCGGAGCAATTAGGCATAAATTGATACCTACTCCTCAGAATTTGGTAACTTCAACTCCGTTAACAACTACTTATGAATCCTTTTTCGGATTACATCCATTATCTCAAGTTTTGGATCGAACTAATCCATTGACACAAATCGTTCATGGGAGAAAGTTGAGTTATTTGGGCCCTGGCGGATTAACAGGGCGAACTGCTAATTTTCGAATACGAGATATCCATCCTAGTCACTATGGGCGTATTTGCCCCATTGACACGTCTGAAGGAATCAATGTGGGACTTATTGGATCTTTATCAATTCATGCCAGGATTGGTGATTGGGGGTCATTAGAAAGTCCGTTTTATGAACTCGTTGAGAAATCAAAAAAGGCGCGGATACGGATGCTTTTTTTATCACCAAGTCAAGATGAATATTATATGATAGCGGCAGGAAATTCTTTGGCTCTTAATCGGGGCATTCAAGAAGAACAGGCTGTACCAGCTCGATACCGCCAAGAATTTTTGACTATCGCATGGGAAGAGGTTCATCTTCGAAGCATTTTTCCTTTCCAATATTTTTCCATTGGAGCTTCCCTAATTCCTTTTATCGAACATAATGATGCGAATCGAGCTTTAATGAGTTCTAATATGCAACGTCAAGCAGTTCCACTTTCTCGGTCCGAAAAGTGCATTGTTGGAACTGGATTGGAACGCCAAGTGGCTTTAGATTCGGGGGTTCCCGCTATAGCCGAACACGAGGGAAAAATCCTTTATACTGACACTGAGAAGATAATTTTATCGGGAAATAAGAATACTTTAAGTATTCCATTAATTATGTATCAACGCTCAAACAAAAATACTTGTATGCATCAAAAACCTCAGGTTTGCCGGGGTAAATGCATTAAAAAGGGACAAATTTTAGCGGATGGTGCTGCTACAGTTGGTGGGGAACTCGCTTTGGGGAAAAATATATTAGTGGCTTATATGCCATGGGAAGGATACAATTTTGAAGATGCAGTACTCATTAGTGAGTGTCTAGTATATGGTGATATTTATACTTCTTTCCACATACGGAAATATGAAATTCAGACGCATGTGACAACCCAAGGTCCTGAAAGGATCACTAAGGAAATACCGCATCTAGAGGGCCGTTTACTCCGAAATTTAGACAAAAATGGAATTGTGATGCTAGGATCGTGGGTTGAAACGGGCGATATTTTAGTAGGTAAATTAACGCCTCAGGTGGCGAAAGAATCCTCGTATGCTCCGGAAGATAGATTATTACGGGCCATACTTGGCATTCAGGTATCGACTTCAAAAGAAACTTGTTTAAAATTGCCTATAGGTGGTAAAGGTCGAGTTATTGATGTGAGATGGGTTCAGAAAAAGGGGGGGTCAAGTTATAACCCCGAAATAATTCGTGTATATATTTCACAGAAACGTGAAATCAAAGTAGGTGATAAAGTAGCCGGAAGACATGGAAATAAAGGTATCATTTCAAAAATTTTGCCTAGACAGGATATGCCTTATTTGCAAGACGGGAGACCCGTGGATATGGTCTTCAACCCATTAGGAGTACCCTCACGCATGAATGTAGGACAGATATTTGAATGCTCGCTTGGGTTAGCAGGAAGTTTGCTAGATAGACATTATCGAATAGCCCCTTTTGATGAGAGATATGAACAAGAGGCTTCGAGAAAACTCGTATTTTCTGAATTATATGAAGCCAGTAAGCAAACAGCCAATCCATGGGTATTTGAACCCGAGTATCCAGGAAAAAGCCGCATTTTTGATGGAAGAACGGGAGATCCTTTCGAACAGCCTGTGATAATAGGAAAGCCCTATATCTTGAAATTAATTCATCAGGTTGATGATAAAATACACGGACGTTCTAGTGGACATTATGCACTTGTTACACAACAACCCCTTAGAGGCCGTTCTAAGCAGGGGGGTCAGCGGGTAGGCGAAATGGAGGTTTGGGCTCTAGAGGGGTTTGGTGTTGCTCATATTTTACAAGAGATGCTTACTTATAAATCTGATCATATTAGAGCTCGCCAAGAAGTACTTGGTACCACTATCATTGGAGGAACAATACCTAAACCAGAAGATGCTCCAGAATCTTTTCGATTACTTGTTCGAGAACTACGATCTTTGGCTCTGGAACTGAATCATTTCCTTGTATCTGAGAAGAATTTCCAGATTCATAGGAAGGAAGTTTAA
- the petN gene encoding cytochrome b6/f complex subunit VIII, protein MDIVSLAWAGLMVVFTFSLSLVVWGRSGL, encoded by the coding sequence ATGGATATAGTAAGTCTCGCATGGGCTGGTTTAATGGTAGTTTTTACATTTTCCCTCTCTCTCGTAGTGTGGGGAAGAAGTGGACTCTAG
- the psbM gene encoding photosystem II protein M, with the protein MEVNILAFIATALFILVPTAFLLIIYVKTVSQNN; encoded by the coding sequence ATGGAAGTCAATATTCTTGCATTTATTGCTACTGCACTCTTCATTCTCGTTCCTACTGCTTTTTTGCTTATAATTTACGTAAAAACGGTTAGTCAAAATAATTAA